Within Raineyella sp. W15-4, the genomic segment ATAGAGACGAGGATTTGATGGCAGCAAGGTACAACTTGCAACCGCATGAAGTGGTGCTACTCAAGGATGAGAGCGTTATGCACGGCGGTTTCTGGTCGGCGTACACGGATGAGTTGATGCTGACCAATCTCAACCTTGTGCTGATCAAGAAGGGGATGTTTGGAAACTCGAAGGGTGTTCTGACGTTCCCCGTGGACCAGATAAAGGTCTACAACCAGCAGGCGCAGGCCGTGATCGGGAAGGCCGCGAACGGCACAGACCTACTGGAGGTCTACTTCCTGAACGGACAGGAGAAGTTCGCATTCCAGTCGGGGGGCAAGAAGAAGCTTAACGAGTGGATCGCCAAGATCCACCAGGCCGTCACCGGCGAGGAAGCGCCTGCCCAGCAAAGCACGGGCATGGCTCTCCCCGGCGCGGAAATGGTGGCTGGCGTTCTGAAGGACACGCTCGGCGTGTTCAAGTCCAAGCTCGGCACCAAGTCCGAGACCCCGGTGAAGGTCGCGGGAAAGTGCCGCGGCTGCGGTGCCCCGGTGACTGGCGTCCAGGGGCAAACGATCACCTGCGAATACTGCGGCTCTGCGCAGCAGCTGTGAACGCCAAGTAGAAGGAATCACCGATGGGAATCATTCAGGCGTTCACCGGCGCTCTCGGCGGCACTTTCGCGGATCAGTGGAAGGACATTATCACCGCCGGGCACTTCACCGAGTACACGGTGGTCGCTCCGGGCGTCTATCAGCAGACCAACAACGGACGCGGGACGAACTTCAAGGGTTCGGTCGATGTCATCTCCAACGGTTCAAAGATATTTGTCCCTGAGAACACCGCCGCCTTCATCTTCAGTCAAGCGGGCATCGAGGATGTGGTTACCCAAGCAGGCGGGTACGAATACCGCGCAGGACAACCAAGCATCTTCAGCGGGGACGGATTCACCGTATCGATCGTGAACCAGACTGTTGATCGCATTGGCTACGGCGGGCAGACCTCGGACCAGAAGTACCTCGCCTTCGTCAATTTGCGCGAAATTCGTGGGCTCAAGTTCGGCACACGTGGGCCGATGGTTTATCACGACAAGTTCTACGGTGCGGACTTGGAGCTCATGGCGTTTGGGAGCTTCTCTCTTCGTGTCGTTGACGCCGTCGCATTCGTTCGGAACTTCTTGCCGGCGAACGCGCGCTACTACGCTTTTGACAGCGCCGAGGCTCGCCAGCAGATCTCTTCCGAGTTCATGCAGGCGTTCCTCGTTGCGGTCAACTCACTCTCGGCAACGCACCGTATTTCTGAGCTGCCTTCACAGGCGGGGTCCATTGCCGAACTGATCGCCGATGACAATTCCGCACTCGGATCGTGGATCACTCGATACGGGCTTGACGTGGTCCAGGTCGGTATCGAGAGCATCGAGTTCTCGCCCGAGTCGCGGGAACTTGTCAAGCAGTACTCCGCGAACAAGATGAACATCTCGGCGTTCGAGGGCATCTCGCAGCAGACTTCAAACGTCGCCGCACAGCAGAAGGTTGCACAAGGAGTCCAGGATCACGGACTCGGTGACGCGGGCGGGATGCTATTCGGCATGAATCTTGCCCAAGCGATCAGCCCGATGACCGCAGCACCGGCCACGCCAGTGGCTCCAATCTCGTCAACACCAGGGTTGTCACTCGACGAGCAGATCGAGTCCGTCAGAAAGCTGAAGGATCTCGTTGATGCCGGGATCCTGTCTCAAGACGAGTTTGAGGCGAAGAAGAAGCAGGTAATGGGTCTTTGACCCCTGGCCTTGTCTTCGCCCAGACGGTGCCGCGATGCACGCCGAACTGCCGGGCGAGGGCAGTCACGCTGACACCCTGCGCGCGGGCTGTTCGCATAGCGTCCGCTTCCTCGTCGGTCAGCTGTGTTCGAGCGCGTCTCCTTGGCTCTGCGGCAGCCTCGATCAGTGGGTCGTCAAGCTCACCAGCAGGCTCGGACAGGCCGTCGGACCCTTGATTCCACGCGGAAATCAGCCTCTCAACCCGAGGTCGCCTGTTCCCGCAACGCTCCATTGCGTCCACTAAAAGGGCCTGTGGCTAGGGTGAACACCTCGTCACAGGCCCT encodes:
- a CDS encoding SPFH domain-containing protein produces the protein MGIIQAFTGALGGTFADQWKDIITAGHFTEYTVVAPGVYQQTNNGRGTNFKGSVDVISNGSKIFVPENTAAFIFSQAGIEDVVTQAGGYEYRAGQPSIFSGDGFTVSIVNQTVDRIGYGGQTSDQKYLAFVNLREIRGLKFGTRGPMVYHDKFYGADLELMAFGSFSLRVVDAVAFVRNFLPANARYYAFDSAEARQQISSEFMQAFLVAVNSLSATHRISELPSQAGSIAELIADDNSALGSWITRYGLDVVQVGIESIEFSPESRELVKQYSANKMNISAFEGISQQTSNVAAQQKVAQGVQDHGLGDAGGMLFGMNLAQAISPMTAAPATPVAPISSTPGLSLDEQIESVRKLKDLVDAGILSQDEFEAKKKQVMGL